One genomic window of Paeniglutamicibacter sp. Y32M11 includes the following:
- a CDS encoding MoaD/ThiS family protein gives MLIRYFAAAAQAAGTSEERLNIGEGTTTTLGDVLAILTAREPAAPPISDGPLLRKATSLGTVLTRCSFLVNGTSEQNHARALGSEDILDVLPPFAGG, from the coding sequence ATGCTGATTCGATACTTCGCCGCGGCCGCCCAGGCCGCCGGCACCAGCGAGGAACGTCTAAACATCGGTGAGGGCACAACCACCACTCTCGGCGACGTCTTGGCAATCCTCACCGCCCGCGAACCAGCCGCACCCCCGATCTCCGATGGACCGCTGCTGCGCAAGGCCACGAGCCTGGGCACCGTCTTAACCCGGTGCAGTTTTCTGGTCAATGGCACCAGCGAACAGAATCATGCTCGTGCGTTGGGATCGGAAGACATTCTGGACGTCTTGCCACCCTTCGCCGGCGGCTAA
- the moaA gene encoding GTP 3',8-cyclase MoaA, protein MPTILTPAPADSPGLSDTFGRQATDLRISLIDKCNLRCTYCMPADGLAWLPKSKLLTLEEITRIVRIGVRDLGVRELRLTGGEPLVRVDLAQIIAGVRAEHPELPISLTTNGVGLAKKAAALAEAGLTRINVSLDTLHAETFAKLTRRDHIDSVFAGIDAALAAGLTPVKINAVLMRGINDEQAPELLAWALERGLELRFIEQMPLDADHTWRKNNMVTAADLRAYLETRFRLSTDTKPRDGAPAERFLVAANEEPEKILGSVGIIASVSEPFCADCKRTRITAEGKVMSCLFSRTETDLLALLRDGSDDHAISERWRAAMWAKPRAHGMDHTGLGSKDFVQSDRSMSAIGG, encoded by the coding sequence ATGCCCACCATCCTGACACCGGCACCCGCAGACTCCCCCGGACTCAGCGACACCTTTGGCCGGCAGGCCACCGACCTGCGCATCTCGCTGATCGATAAGTGCAATCTGCGCTGCACCTACTGCATGCCCGCCGACGGGCTCGCCTGGCTACCTAAATCCAAACTGTTGACGCTTGAGGAAATCACCCGGATCGTCCGCATCGGCGTCCGTGATCTGGGAGTGCGCGAACTGCGCCTCACCGGCGGGGAACCGCTGGTCCGCGTGGATCTGGCCCAAATCATTGCAGGCGTCCGCGCCGAACACCCCGAGCTACCCATCTCCCTGACCACCAACGGGGTGGGCTTGGCCAAAAAGGCTGCAGCGCTCGCCGAGGCCGGACTGACTCGTATCAATGTTTCCCTCGATACCCTGCACGCTGAGACCTTTGCCAAGCTCACCCGACGTGACCACATCGATTCGGTGTTCGCCGGCATCGATGCGGCGTTGGCCGCGGGTCTCACCCCGGTGAAGATCAATGCGGTGTTGATGCGCGGAATTAATGACGAGCAGGCTCCCGAGTTGCTCGCCTGGGCGTTGGAGCGCGGTCTGGAATTGCGCTTCATTGAACAGATGCCGTTGGATGCTGACCACACGTGGCGCAAGAACAACATGGTCACCGCCGCGGACCTGCGTGCCTACCTGGAAACTCGTTTCCGTCTCTCCACCGATACCAAGCCGCGTGACGGTGCACCCGCCGAGCGTTTCTTGGTGGCCGCCAACGAAGAACCGGAAAAAATCCTTGGTTCGGTAGGCATCATCGCCTCGGTGTCCGAACCGTTCTGTGCCGATTGCAAACGCACTCGCATCACCGCCGAAGGCAAGGTGATGAGTTGCCTCTTCTCCCGGACGGAGACAGATCTCTTGGCCCTGCTGCGCGACGGCTCGGATGATCACGCCATCTCCGAACGCTGGCGGGCGGCCATGTGGGCCAAGCCCCGCGCCCACGGCATGGACCACACCGGGCTGGGTTCAAAGGACTTTGTACAATCGGACCGCTCCATGAGCGCCATCGGAGGATAA
- a CDS encoding dihydrofolate reductase family protein, with translation MGELHVNMNITMDGVIQANGGPSDQDEGFEFPGWEVPYRTAEAGARIIADVQQSDALLLGRITYELFASYWPGKTDDIGVAFDAVPKYLASRGTPEHTWENTTQLVDAAAALPGLLAAHRQIHTWGSADLLQSLFTARLVDRLNLWVYPVVLGTGKKLFPNGVEASAFELVEPPRSFDTGVMQVRYRCLKQTPASEA, from the coding sequence ATGGGTGAGCTGCACGTGAACATGAACATCACGATGGACGGGGTGATCCAGGCCAACGGCGGTCCCAGCGACCAGGACGAGGGATTTGAATTCCCGGGATGGGAAGTTCCCTATCGGACGGCCGAGGCCGGTGCACGGATCATTGCCGATGTGCAGCAATCCGATGCCCTATTGCTGGGACGGATCACCTATGAGCTCTTTGCCAGCTATTGGCCGGGGAAAACGGACGACATCGGGGTGGCCTTCGACGCGGTGCCCAAGTACCTGGCTTCCCGAGGCACCCCGGAACACACGTGGGAGAACACCACCCAACTCGTGGATGCCGCCGCAGCACTCCCGGGACTACTGGCCGCACACCGGCAGATCCACACCTGGGGGAGTGCGGACCTGTTGCAGTCGCTCTTCACCGCGAGGCTGGTGGACCGGCTGAATCTGTGGGTGTATCCAGTGGTGCTCGGCACAGGGAAGAAGCTCTTCCCCAACGGGGTGGAAGCCAGCGCCTTCGAGCTGGTGGAACCACCACGAAGCTTTGACACGGGGGTCATGCAAGTGCGCTACCGCTGCCTGAAGCAAACCCCGGCCAGCGAGGCCTAG
- the glp gene encoding gephyrin-like molybdotransferase Glp, whose amino-acid sequence MTSPFRRSVAEHRAGIKDIVVTAFKNPGTETLVLDRAVGRILAVPLTAPRSLPPWDNSQMDGYAVNTADLGSEPLRVVAPIAAGVGAPTLEPGTAAPIMTGAPVPTGANTVIPIEAANPNTFPSAAETTSGFHVRLPAMAEASSYIRTIGSDIAAGDPVLGAGTLLGPTSLGLLAGLGIGEVTVLRRPEVLLLSTGDELVAPGGELAPGQIHDANTTLLATALEAAGCAVSTVGVLDDSPESFVTSLGHALEAGERAYSLVLSSGGISQGAFDVVKEVLINHGIEFGSVAMQPGGPQGAGTLGLPGHTPVAFIAFPGNPVSAYVSYEMFLRPALAEILSLPERQQLTARLTEDVTSMPGKLQVRRGTYDNGTFTPLGGASSHLLAALAASNSFILINEDTTALPAGSDVQALIIGDGS is encoded by the coding sequence ATGACCTCTCCCTTCCGCCGCAGTGTCGCCGAACACCGGGCTGGCATCAAGGACATTGTCGTAACGGCCTTCAAGAACCCGGGCACCGAGACCCTTGTTCTGGACCGTGCCGTGGGCCGGATACTGGCCGTCCCGTTGACGGCCCCGCGTTCACTGCCGCCCTGGGACAACTCGCAGATGGACGGGTACGCGGTGAACACCGCGGACCTCGGGTCCGAGCCGCTGCGCGTGGTGGCACCCATCGCCGCAGGCGTTGGGGCGCCGACCCTGGAACCCGGCACCGCGGCACCGATCATGACCGGTGCCCCAGTCCCGACCGGAGCCAACACCGTAATCCCCATCGAGGCCGCGAACCCCAACACGTTCCCCAGCGCGGCCGAGACTACCTCCGGCTTCCATGTCCGACTGCCGGCCATGGCCGAGGCCAGCAGCTACATCCGCACCATCGGTAGCGACATCGCGGCCGGGGACCCGGTGCTTGGCGCCGGCACGCTGCTGGGACCCACATCTCTGGGGCTGCTCGCGGGACTGGGGATCGGCGAGGTGACGGTGCTGAGGCGCCCGGAGGTGCTGCTGCTATCCACCGGGGACGAACTGGTGGCACCGGGCGGAGAACTTGCCCCCGGACAGATCCACGACGCCAACACCACCCTGCTGGCCACCGCCTTGGAAGCCGCAGGATGCGCCGTGAGCACCGTCGGGGTCCTTGACGATTCCCCCGAAAGCTTCGTGACGTCCCTCGGCCACGCCTTGGAAGCCGGCGAGCGCGCCTACTCATTGGTGCTCAGCAGCGGGGGGATCTCCCAAGGAGCCTTCGACGTGGTCAAGGAAGTGCTCATCAACCACGGCATCGAATTCGGCTCGGTGGCCATGCAACCGGGAGGGCCGCAGGGAGCCGGGACCCTGGGGTTGCCCGGGCACACACCGGTGGCATTCATTGCCTTCCCCGGCAACCCGGTCAGCGCCTACGTCAGTTACGAGATGTTCCTGCGCCCCGCGCTCGCCGAGATCCTCTCGCTGCCCGAGCGCCAGCAACTGACGGCACGCCTCACCGAAGACGTGACCTCCATGCCCGGCAAGCTACAGGTACGCCGCGGCACCTATGACAATGGCACCTTCACCCCGCTGGGAGGGGCCTCCTCGCACCTGCTCGCCGCCCTGGCCGCCAGCAACTCGTTCATCCTCATCAACGAAGACACCACCGCCCTGCCCGCGGGAAGCGACGTGCAGGCACTGATCATTGGAGACGGCTCATGA